The genome window ATTCCGAAATAGTGGATCTGTTATTCGATCATTATGAGGAAATCGACGAGAAACGCCGCAACGCTCAAATCGAAGCCAAACAAGAATACGAAAAATTTACCGAATTGTCCCGCAATAAAGCCGCTTGAATTCCATTAAAAGGATTCCATTCTATTTAGGGAGAATAACCGGCTGCGCTTTGTAGTAATCCAATCCAGCATAATTGTTTTTTTACAAAGCATGACGAATCGCAAAAGATTTTGCCTATTTCAACGTCAAGTTCGATCCAGCCGCGACAATGCCGCCAATCCATTCAACCGATCCTCCCCGCTGGCAACATCCACAACATCGAGATTAGACGCATAACTTTTCCTTCTTTCCTAAACGGTGCACAATAAGAAAAATTCGGGCTTCTCTACAGCTCGCATTGAAATAGCGGCGGAAAAATCGGATGATCTTTGAACATTGAAATTCCCATTTTCGAAACGCTAAAAAAATTCGGGAGGAAAAATAATGAAACGATTCGCCATCATGATTCTTCTATTCGCCGCGATCGCCTCGATCGCCAATGGAGAGAACTTTCCCTTACGGGACGATGGTTCGATTCCCGTATGGCTGGCGGCGGGATCGCTGCCGTATAATCCCCCGCAAGACAAGGACGATGAATTGCGCGGCGGCTTCTACAAAGATTTTCTTAAAACCCAAGGCGGAGAGAAAAAATACTATCCCACCGAAAGCGAACGCATCGAATTCGAACCTGGTAAAACCATCACCTGGATTCCGGCGTTATGCGGCGCCGACGGATCGTTGGATTTCAATCAAATTTTTAACGAGAACTGGCTGGCGCAAGGCGTCGCCTACGCCTTCTGCCAATTGAACGCCGATGAGGAAAAAGAAGTTCTGCTTAAGGTGCGCAGTAATGATGGAGTGCGCGTATGGGTGAACGAGAATCTCGTTCTCGACAACCACGCCGCCCGCCGCCTCGATCAAGGCGAAGACCGCGTTCAAGCTACTCTTAAAAAAGGCGCAAACCGCGTGCTGGCGAAAGTGGATCAGCTCGGCGGCGGCTGGGGACTTATCCTTAAAGCCTTCGCCAGTAACGGCAAACGCCTGGAAGGCGTCTCTTCTTCTGTAACTCTGAAGGAACCGCTCAAGAACCGCCTGCAATCGGCGTTGTTTTCCAGCGGATCTCTGGTTTTGAATACGCCGGAAGGCGAGCGGCAAATTCTCGCCGCCGAAGTAGTATCGGGCGGATTGGACGAAGTCGTATTTCATATTGCATGCACTCATTGGGACAAGCCATTGGATTTCCCTATTGGCTCCGTGCCGATGGGAGCGCATCGTTTCGAATTCAAGATTCCCCCTACATCCGATCCGATCCAAGTAACCATCCAAACTGCTAATGAGAAAAAAACTTACGATAATATAACACTGCCCAAACCAAAACCTTGGACCATCTATCTCGTCCAACACACCCACACCGACATCGGTTACACCCGTCCTCAGACGGAGATTCTGCCCGAACACCTGCGGTATATCGATTACGCCCTCGATTATTGCGACCTGACGGATAACTATCCCGACGACGCCAAATTCCGTTGGACGTGCGAAACCTCATGGGCGGTGCGGGAATATCTAAAACGACGGCCAGCCGAGCAGATCGAACGTCTGAAAAAAAGAGTAAAGGAAGGCCGCATCGAAATCGCGGGCATGTTCCTCAACATGGCCGAGATCGCCGACGAAGCTTCCCTGGCCGCTTCCTTGCAGCCGATTCGAATCATCCATGATGATTTTGCAATTCCCGTCCGCTCCGCTTTACAGAACGACGTCAACGGCGCCGCCTGGTGTCTGGTGGATTATTTCAGCGGTATGGGCTTGGAGTATTTGAGCATGGGCATCAACAAAACCCGCTCATTACTCCCCTTTGATCGTCCCACGCCCTTCTGGTGGGAATCCCCCTCCGGAAACCGAATCCTCGCCTATCGTCCCGATCATTACATGACCGGCAATTCCTGGAAAATTCATACCGGCGATATCGAAGCCTTCAAAACTGGTCTTTTGAATTATTTAAAATATTTGAAAGACCAGAATTATCCTTTCGACTGCGTCGCTGTTCAGTTCTCCGGTTATGAGACCGACAACTCGCCCCCCGCGATGATCGAGTGCGGCCTGGTAAAAAAATGGAACGAAACCTACGCCTGGCCCAAATTGCGTTTGGCCACGGCGCATGAGTTTTTGGATTACGTAAAACAAAACCATGCGGACGAGCTGCCCACGCTGCGCCAAGCCTGGCCGGATTGGTGGACCGACGGCTTCGGCTCCGCCGCCCGCGAAACGGCGGCCTCGCGCGATACTCACGCCGATATGCACAACACGTGCGGGCTGCTCGCGATGTCGTCCCTTCTCGGCGCTGATATCCAACCGTCGGTTATGGATCGCGCGGCGGATGTTTTCGACGATCTTCTCTTTTACGATGAACACACCTATGGCGCCGCCGAAAGCATTTCCGATCCCATGGCGGAAAACAGCATGACGCAATGGGGAGAGAAAGCCTCCTACGCCTGGGAAGCGGTGAAAAAAGCAAGACTGTTACAGGAAGAGGCTTTCGGCCTTGTCCAGGATTTTCTGCCGCGCCTGGACGCTTCCTCCATCGCCGTATTCAACACCCTAAACTGGCCACGTTCCGGTTTGATCGATGTCTTCATCGATCATGAAATCCTGCCCCAAGGCCGCGAGTTCCGCCTCGTCGACGATCGCGGCCAGACGGCGTCCGCCCAAGCTCTAAGCAGCCGCTCCGAAGGAACATACTGGGCGATCTGGGCCGAAGATGTTCCACCAATGGGCTATAAAATCTACCGCCTCGAATTAGGCGGCGCTAAAGCGGCTTCGGAAACAGAGAAGCCCACTGATCTTAGGAAGATGGAGAATGAATATTACGCCATAACCTTAAATC of Candidatus Omnitrophota bacterium contains these proteins:
- a CDS encoding glycoside hydrolase family 38 C-terminal domain-containing protein, which codes for MKRFAIMILLFAAIASIANGENFPLRDDGSIPVWLAAGSLPYNPPQDKDDELRGGFYKDFLKTQGGEKKYYPTESERIEFEPGKTITWIPALCGADGSLDFNQIFNENWLAQGVAYAFCQLNADEEKEVLLKVRSNDGVRVWVNENLVLDNHAARRLDQGEDRVQATLKKGANRVLAKVDQLGGGWGLILKAFASNGKRLEGVSSSVTLKEPLKNRLQSALFSSGSLVLNTPEGERQILAAEVVSGGLDEVVFHIACTHWDKPLDFPIGSVPMGAHRFEFKIPPTSDPIQVTIQTANEKKTYDNITLPKPKPWTIYLVQHTHTDIGYTRPQTEILPEHLRYIDYALDYCDLTDNYPDDAKFRWTCETSWAVREYLKRRPAEQIERLKKRVKEGRIEIAGMFLNMAEIADEASLAASLQPIRIIHDDFAIPVRSALQNDVNGAAWCLVDYFSGMGLEYLSMGINKTRSLLPFDRPTPFWWESPSGNRILAYRPDHYMTGNSWKIHTGDIEAFKTGLLNYLKYLKDQNYPFDCVAVQFSGYETDNSPPAMIECGLVKKWNETYAWPKLRLATAHEFLDYVKQNHADELPTLRQAWPDWWTDGFGSAARETAASRDTHADMHNTCGLLAMSSLLGADIQPSVMDRAADVFDDLLFYDEHTYGAAESISDPMAENSMTQWGEKASYAWEAVKKARLLQEEAFGLVQDFLPRLDASSIAVFNTLNWPRSGLIDVFIDHEILPQGREFRLVDDRGQTASAQALSSRSEGTYWAIWAEDVPPMGYKIYRLELGGAKAASETEKPTDLRKMENEYYAITLNPETGAIRSLIDKADGRELVDAECQWGLGQFIYETLAGGSREFQRDAFKRTTLRNVKIENGASGPIWDSRLLAADADGCTNPNGVRCEIRLYRAEKRIELHFSLRKLPITNAEAVYAAFPFSRPQGKIVYEAQGGLVAPGENQIPRSSSDWQTMQNFAAVRDADSQIIFVSGQAPLVQFGDINLGKWQEKAVIEKPYIYSWIMNNYWFTNFRASQEGEFQWSYAITSTKDSRNAAASRFGWGARVPLASRVLPSSPSPNQNKALAFSALNLD